In Planktothrix serta PCC 8927, a single window of DNA contains:
- a CDS encoding calcium-binding protein: MSNLQPVSNPVPRETQISTLQLIMFDSEVDTLIGGEGADSFFLRQNGDQIPPLTPAASLIGTNQDDTLEGTSNRDVIPGRDGNDMISSFLGDDFIEGQNGNDILFSGQGNDLVIGSSGVDTLFGDIGVDTAYGGSEEDIVFGNNDADTLFGDGGDDSIYGGQGNDSLIGGTGNDLLLGDRGNDTLLGISSDSLGYTMITDFNGDEDKLLLAGTPDLYAIDSSPANVPEGVAIFKINTTNNSKQLLAIVQGDIASTFDSNQYVFI, encoded by the coding sequence ATGTCAAATTTGCAACCAGTATCTAACCCCGTACCTAGAGAAACCCAAATCTCTACCCTACAATTAATTATGTTTGATAGTGAAGTCGATACCCTGATTGGAGGAGAGGGAGCAGATTCGTTCTTTTTGCGTCAAAATGGAGATCAAATTCCTCCCTTAACTCCGGCTGCGTCTCTGATTGGTACTAACCAAGACGATACTTTAGAAGGAACGAGCAATCGTGATGTTATCCCCGGTCGGGATGGAAATGACATGATTTCCAGTTTCCTGGGAGATGATTTTATTGAAGGACAAAATGGCAATGATATTCTGTTTTCCGGTCAAGGAAATGATTTAGTCATCGGAAGTTCAGGAGTTGATACCCTGTTTGGTGATATCGGAGTTGATACCGCTTATGGTGGGTCAGAAGAGGATATCGTGTTTGGAAATAACGACGCAGATACTCTGTTTGGAGATGGCGGGGATGATAGTATTTATGGCGGTCAAGGAAATGATAGTCTGATTGGCGGGACTGGAAACGATTTACTATTAGGCGACCGGGGAAATGATACCCTTTTAGGTATTTCTAGTGATAGTTTAGGATATACCATGATTACAGATTTTAATGGAGATGAAGATAAGTTACTATTAGCAGGAACTCCAGACTTGTATGCGATTGATAGTTCCCCTGCAAATGTCCCTGAAGGGGTTGCTATTTTCAAGATTAATACAACAAATAACTCAAAACAATTATTAGCAATTGTTCAAGGGGATATAGCATCGACATTTGATAGTAATCAATATGTCTTTATTTAA
- a CDS encoding nucleotide exchange factor GrpE, translating into MKKITETKTNLPTRNILSFLSSIDGVLENWGYKRIGIPWEQVEYNPRFHQPDVKDIQPGETVYVRFVGYRDGDRICCPAKVSRKLPNPLK; encoded by the coding sequence ATGAAAAAAATAACAGAAACAAAAACTAATTTACCGACTAGAAATATACTTTCTTTCCTGAGTTCAATTGATGGTGTATTAGAAAATTGGGGTTATAAACGAATTGGCATCCCTTGGGAACAAGTGGAATATAATCCCCGATTTCATCAACCCGATGTTAAGGATATTCAACCCGGAGAAACGGTTTATGTTCGCTTTGTTGGATATCGAGATGGGGATAGAATTTGTTGTCCAGCAAAAGTTAGTCGAAAATTACCCAACCCATTAAAATAA
- a CDS encoding LysM peptidoglycan-binding domain-containing M23 family metallopeptidase, with product MRFQRLGIVLLGLMGSLIGMLASPLPSIKSQEVQPEAEAVCPTPVLSRLKRHRIAAGETVDSIARQYNLIPATLLGMNPILQRQPVAIGQEILIPPYNGIQVEVPPGRQWQEVAKAYQARPDVVFEINGCQTQPTVLFLPGVNWSPKGPPIPALFVLSGYPLPQPTTIQMGYGWQLNPVLGRVVFHSGLDLIATVGTPVLSVGAGKIAFAGEREGYGKLVVVNHGSGKQTRFAHLDNIGVKVGQSVNLGDVLGTVGTTGQPDSKVSHLHFEIRYNSDLGWIAEDPNPYFKVRR from the coding sequence ATGAGGTTTCAACGTTTAGGAATAGTCTTGTTGGGGTTGATGGGAAGTCTAATCGGGATGTTAGCGAGTCCCCTACCTTCAATAAAATCACAAGAAGTTCAACCAGAAGCTGAAGCGGTTTGTCCAACCCCGGTACTCTCTCGTTTAAAACGTCATCGCATTGCAGCTGGGGAAACGGTAGATAGTATCGCCCGTCAATATAATTTAATTCCGGCAACCTTACTAGGGATGAATCCGATTTTACAACGGCAACCCGTAGCGATCGGACAAGAAATTCTGATTCCGCCCTATAATGGGATTCAGGTGGAAGTTCCCCCCGGTCGTCAGTGGCAGGAAGTGGCTAAAGCTTATCAGGCCCGTCCTGACGTGGTTTTTGAGATCAATGGCTGTCAAACGCAACCAACGGTATTATTTTTACCCGGTGTGAATTGGTCGCCAAAAGGCCCCCCGATTCCCGCTTTATTCGTCTTATCGGGTTATCCATTACCGCAACCGACAACGATACAAATGGGTTATGGTTGGCAATTAAATCCGGTTTTGGGTCGGGTTGTGTTCCACAGTGGTTTAGATTTAATTGCAACAGTGGGAACTCCAGTTTTATCCGTTGGAGCCGGAAAAATTGCCTTTGCGGGAGAACGGGAAGGCTATGGAAAATTAGTGGTAGTTAATCATGGGTCGGGAAAACAAACCCGTTTTGCTCATCTGGATAATATTGGGGTAAAAGTGGGTCAATCGGTTAATTTAGGGGATGTATTAGGGACAGTAGGAACAACGGGACAACCCGATAGTAAAGTATCCCATCTGCATTTTGAAATTCGTTATAATTCAGATTTGGGATGGATTGCAGAAGACCCTAATCCTTATTTTAAAGTGCGACGTTGA
- a CDS encoding HhoA/HhoB/HtrA family serine endopeptidase — protein sequence MDLSFKQFTVYLTLLSLGGGAGWLGSRYVQTNSPTQLSATVAVVKPLATIPPPMVTEQQVIDRSSPNFIAEAAEIVGPTVVRIDATRKSEQDVPDAFKNPLFKRFFGNQIPTPEDRVRRGTGSGFILHSDGRIITNAHVVDGADTVQVTLKDGRVFEGKVKGVDPVTDVAAVKIESKELPTAPIGFSENLVPGQWAIAIGNPLGLDNTVTIGIISATGRSATQVGIPDKRVRFIQTDAAINPGNSGGPLLNDQGHVIGINTAIRANAQGLGFAIPIETAIRMASQLFVKGKADHPYVGVQMVELNPAVKAEMNQQLEVDLTQDTGVIVVRVVENSAAAQVGILKGDILVKVDGVAVNTPSQVQEQIETKAVGEELPIEINRQGQKQTLIVKTGVFPESALAGEFNN from the coding sequence ATGGATTTATCTTTCAAACAGTTTACGGTATACCTGACTTTACTCTCCCTCGGTGGAGGTGCGGGATGGTTAGGAAGTCGCTATGTCCAAACCAACAGCCCCACCCAGTTATCGGCGACGGTAGCTGTCGTCAAACCCTTGGCGACCATTCCTCCCCCAATGGTTACTGAACAGCAGGTAATTGACCGCAGTAGTCCTAATTTTATTGCAGAAGCCGCAGAAATTGTTGGCCCGACGGTGGTTCGGATTGATGCGACGCGCAAATCGGAACAAGACGTCCCCGATGCCTTTAAAAATCCCCTATTTAAACGCTTTTTTGGCAATCAAATCCCCACACCAGAAGATCGAGTTCGCCGAGGAACAGGTTCAGGATTTATTCTGCATTCTGATGGTCGCATTATTACCAATGCTCATGTTGTCGATGGGGCCGATACCGTCCAAGTCACCCTGAAAGATGGTCGGGTCTTTGAAGGGAAAGTCAAAGGGGTTGACCCGGTGACGGATGTGGCGGCGGTGAAAATTGAGAGTAAGGAGTTACCGACGGCTCCGATAGGTTTCTCGGAGAATTTAGTTCCGGGACAGTGGGCGATCGCCATTGGTAATCCGTTAGGCTTAGATAATACCGTAACCATTGGCATTATTAGCGCCACAGGACGTTCGGCTACCCAAGTAGGCATTCCCGATAAACGAGTTCGCTTCATTCAAACCGATGCCGCCATTAATCCAGGGAATTCTGGGGGGCCGTTGTTAAACGATCAAGGTCATGTGATTGGGATTAATACGGCAATTCGAGCCAATGCTCAAGGGTTAGGATTTGCGATTCCCATTGAAACAGCGATTCGCATGGCGAGTCAACTGTTTGTTAAGGGTAAAGCCGATCATCCTTATGTAGGGGTGCAAATGGTGGAATTAAATCCGGCGGTGAAAGCGGAAATGAATCAACAACTGGAAGTTGACCTCACCCAAGATACGGGGGTAATTGTGGTGCGGGTGGTGGAGAATTCGGCGGCGGCTCAAGTCGGAATTCTCAAAGGAGATATTCTGGTGAAAGTAGACGGCGTTGCGGTTAACACTCCATCTCAAGTTCAAGAACAAATTGAAACCAAAGCCGTTGGAGAGGAACTCCCGATCGAAATTAATCGCCAGGGTCAAAAACAAACCCTAATTGTTAAAACCGGGGTGTTCCCCGAATCTGCCTTAGCAGGAGAATTTAATAATTAG
- a CDS encoding DUF760 domain-containing protein, producing MVFNPDFPKSDVQETAENPLLTYLQSQHPDVLATVAQSASSEIKEIISRNVQGLVGVLPSDHFDVQITTNRENLAGLLASAMMTGYFLRQMEQRMHLEENLSRTHSIDPN from the coding sequence ATGGTTTTTAACCCTGACTTTCCCAAATCTGATGTTCAAGAAACCGCCGAAAACCCGTTGTTGACCTACCTGCAAAGTCAACATCCTGACGTTTTGGCAACGGTGGCTCAGTCTGCGAGTTCAGAAATTAAAGAAATTATTAGTAGAAACGTCCAAGGATTAGTCGGGGTCTTACCCTCCGATCACTTTGACGTGCAGATTACCACCAACCGGGAAAACTTGGCGGGTTTGTTAGCATCAGCAATGATGACGGGTTACTTTTTACGTCAGATGGAACAACGGATGCACCTAGAAGAAAACCTCTCTCGAACCCATTCCATTGACCCCAATTAA
- the scpB gene encoding SMC-Scp complex subunit ScpB: MSLLAKIEAILYLKGQPLSIGGLAELAGCDRKEVEEALIQLMSDYAHRDSALEVVETDSGYTLQLREAYMELMHTLVAPELGVGALRTLAAIALNGGITQTDLVELRGSGAYQQVQELVELGFVHKRKQPNARSYWLQVTKKFHQYFQVDQLPKQLSLNFAEDLPLDSPAQ, encoded by the coding sequence ATGAGTTTATTGGCGAAAATTGAAGCAATTTTGTATTTAAAAGGTCAACCCCTTTCCATTGGAGGACTAGCAGAATTAGCAGGGTGCGATCGCAAAGAAGTTGAAGAAGCATTAATTCAACTCATGTCCGACTATGCCCATCGAGATAGCGCCTTAGAAGTGGTAGAAACCGACTCTGGATATACCTTACAACTCCGAGAAGCCTATATGGAGTTAATGCACACCTTAGTCGCTCCAGAGTTAGGAGTCGGCGCCTTAAGAACCTTAGCCGCCATCGCCCTCAACGGGGGAATTACCCAAACCGATTTAGTTGAATTAAGAGGATCAGGAGCGTATCAACAAGTTCAAGAACTGGTAGAACTAGGATTTGTTCACAAACGCAAACAACCCAACGCTCGCTCCTATTGGCTACAAGTCACGAAAAAATTCCATCAGTATTTCCAAGTCGATCAGCTTCCTAAACAATTATCTTTGAATTTTGCCGAAGATTTACCCCTCGATTCTCCGGCACAGTAG